Proteins encoded together in one Campylobacter peloridis LMG 23910 window:
- the glmU gene encoding bifunctional UDP-N-acetylglucosamine diphosphorylase/glucosamine-1-phosphate N-acetyltransferase GlmU, translated as MKISVLILAAGLGTRMKSQNPKVLQKICSKAMILHILKQAYKISDDVCVVLSHQKEKVEQVVLEHFPNTRFLEQDLQNFPGTAGALRAYESKHEKVLILCGDMPLVRANDLEKIALNESDFNVAVFKTKDPKSYGRIVLKENKIQKIVETKDANKEELAINICNSGVYAIKAQILKEVLPLIKNDNKAKEYYLTDAVYLAKEKGYEIDAVFVNEQDFMGVNDKIELCLAQDLMQEAIKKEWMKQGVIFHMPATTFISDEVEFVGECEVYENVRIEGKSKIINSIIKSSSVIEDSIVENSDVGPLAHLRPKCKLKNTHIGNFVECKNALLNGVKAGHLSYLGDCEIDEGTNIGCGTITCNYDGVKKHKTIIGKNVFVGSDTQFIAPVEIKDEVIIAAGSTVCKDVEKGSLYINRAKAQIVEDFYYKKLGKK; from the coding sequence ATGAAAATTTCTGTGCTTATACTAGCTGCTGGACTTGGCACGCGTATGAAATCACAAAATCCAAAAGTGCTTCAAAAAATTTGCTCAAAAGCAATGATTTTACATATTTTAAAACAAGCTTATAAAATCAGTGATGATGTGTGCGTGGTGCTTTCTCATCAAAAAGAAAAGGTTGAGCAAGTTGTTTTAGAGCATTTTCCAAATACACGCTTTTTAGAACAAGATTTGCAAAATTTTCCAGGTACTGCAGGGGCTTTAAGGGCTTATGAGAGTAAGCATGAAAAAGTATTGATTTTATGTGGTGATATGCCTTTAGTTAGGGCAAATGATTTAGAAAAAATAGCTTTAAATGAGAGTGATTTTAATGTGGCAGTTTTTAAGACAAAAGATCCAAAAAGTTATGGAAGAATAGTTTTAAAAGAAAATAAAATTCAAAAAATAGTAGAAACAAAAGATGCAAATAAAGAAGAACTTGCTATAAATATTTGCAATAGCGGTGTTTATGCTATAAAAGCACAAATTTTAAAAGAAGTTTTACCTTTGATAAAAAATGATAACAAAGCCAAAGAGTATTATTTAACCGATGCGGTATATTTAGCAAAAGAAAAGGGCTATGAAATCGATGCGGTGTTTGTAAATGAGCAAGATTTTATGGGAGTAAATGATAAAATAGAGCTTTGCCTAGCTCAAGATCTTATGCAAGAGGCGATTAAAAAAGAATGGATGAAGCAAGGGGTGATTTTTCACATGCCTGCGACGACTTTTATTTCAGATGAGGTTGAGTTTGTAGGCGAGTGCGAAGTGTATGAAAATGTGCGTATAGAAGGAAAATCAAAAATCATTAATTCTATCATTAAAAGTTCAAGTGTGATTGAAGATAGCATAGTAGAAAATAGCGATGTAGGGCCTTTGGCACATTTGCGTCCAAAATGCAAGCTTAAAAATACCCATATAGGAAATTTTGTAGAATGTAAAAATGCTTTATTAAATGGGGTTAAAGCAGGGCATTTGAGTTATTTGGGTGATTGTGAGATAGATGAGGGCACTAATATAGGTTGTGGCACTATTACTTGTAATTATGATGGGGTTAAAAAGCATAAAACCATCATAGGTAAAAATGTTTTTGTGGGTTCAGATACGCAATTTATCGCTCCAGTTGAAATAAAAGATGAGGTAATCATCGCAGCAGGAAGCACCGTATGCAAGGATGTAGAAAAAGGCTCTTTGTATATTAATAGAGCAAAAGCTCAGATTGTAGAAGATTTTTATTATAAAAAATTAGGTAAAAAATGA
- the uppS gene encoding polyprenyl diphosphate synthase — protein MNELRHLAIVMDGNRRWAKKNGLLEKIGYSQGAKVVEKIIEICIEEKIQNLTLYAFSTENWQRPKEEVDFLFRLLDKYLEESLDKFIANEVRFKAIGNLSLLDDKIYKKIQNFQEKTKKYTKLCVNLAISYGAKDEIVRAVKKVIEKNLEINEANIQANLDLSEDVDLFLRVGSAKRISNFLLWQSSYAEIHFSQTLFPALTKKEFSNIIAEYKKRKRTFGK, from the coding sequence ATGAATGAGTTAAGACATCTTGCTATAGTAATGGATGGCAATAGAAGGTGGGCTAAAAAAAATGGACTTTTAGAAAAAATTGGTTATAGTCAAGGTGCTAAGGTAGTTGAAAAAATTATTGAAATTTGTATAGAAGAAAAAATTCAAAATCTAACACTTTATGCTTTTAGTACAGAAAATTGGCAAAGACCAAAAGAGGAAGTGGATTTTCTTTTTAGATTATTAGATAAATATCTTGAAGAATCTTTGGATAAATTTATAGCTAATGAAGTGCGTTTTAAAGCTATAGGAAATTTAAGTCTTTTAGATGATAAAATTTATAAAAAAATACAAAATTTTCAAGAAAAGACAAAAAAATATACAAAATTATGCGTCAATTTAGCAATTTCTTATGGTGCTAAAGATGAAATTGTTAGAGCAGTTAAAAAAGTGATTGAAAAAAATCTTGAAATAAACGAAGCAAATATACAAGCTAATTTAGATTTAAGTGAAGATGTTGATTTATTTTTAAGAGTAGGAAGTGCAAAGCGTATATCTAATTTTTTACTTTGGCAATCAAGCTATGCAGAAATTCATTTTAGCCAGACTTTATTTCCTGCATTGACAAAAAAGGAGTTTTCAAACATTATAGCAGAATACAAAAAGCGTAAAAGAACTTTTGGTAAATGA
- a CDS encoding LptF/LptG family permease — protein sequence MKLVYKYLLNQFLSTMLSLFFTLFIIVSIVFFIQLAKITAYIEISFFELIKLYIFLLPKTLAFTLPISFFIALTLAFYRLSRENESIVLFALSVAPSVIAKFFMKIAALISAFMLVVVLVFIPISFELFDNFVDYKKISTKVNIKTGEFGQRYGDWLVFIDSKDVNENYKNIIMYHPKKNEQDKEQVILATQGRLETNDGIITFKLDEGRAYEIKEDNWHISSFKNLLIKSKISSKNLDTQSFYKYWFDINTNKDKAKEFVIYVLIALFPLASVLFALSFGIVTYRYEKGFAYFGIFVIIFAYFSLLISFYKPPFIAIGLIFSSFFIASMVYFNKKIASKY from the coding sequence ATGAAATTAGTTTATAAGTATTTACTTAATCAGTTTTTAAGCACAATGTTATCTTTATTTTTTACTTTATTTATTATTGTTTCTATTGTGTTTTTTATTCAACTTGCTAAAATTACTGCTTATATTGAAATTTCATTTTTTGAACTTATAAAATTATATATTTTTCTTTTGCCAAAAACTTTAGCTTTTACCTTACCTATTTCTTTTTTTATCGCATTAACTTTAGCATTTTATAGACTTTCAAGAGAAAATGAAAGTATAGTTTTATTTGCTTTGAGTGTTGCACCCAGTGTTATTGCAAAATTTTTTATGAAAATTGCAGCTTTAATAAGTGCTTTTATGCTTGTGGTGGTTTTGGTTTTTATACCTATTTCTTTTGAGCTTTTTGACAATTTTGTTGATTATAAAAAAATTAGCACAAAAGTGAATATAAAAACAGGAGAATTTGGCCAAAGATATGGAGATTGGCTTGTTTTTATTGATTCAAAAGATGTAAATGAAAATTATAAAAATATTATAATGTATCATCCAAAAAAAAATGAACAAGATAAAGAACAAGTTATTTTAGCTACACAAGGAAGACTAGAAACAAATGATGGCATTATTACTTTTAAACTTGATGAGGGTAGGGCATATGAAATTAAAGAAGATAATTGGCATATTTCAAGTTTTAAAAATTTATTGATTAAAAGTAAAATATCTTCTAAAAATCTTGATACTCAAAGTTTTTATAAGTACTGGTTTGATATTAATACAAATAAAGACAAAGCTAAAGAATTTGTAATTTATGTTTTAATAGCTTTATTTCCTTTAGCTAGTGTTTTGTTTGCTCTTTCTTTTGGTATTGTGACTTATCGTTATGAAAAAGGTTTTGCTTATTTTGGAATTTTTGTGATTATTTTTGCTTATTTTAGTCTTTTAATTAGCTTTTATAAACCACCATTTATTGCTATTGGATTGATTTTTTCAAGCTTTTTTATAGCTTCTATGGTGTATTTTAATAAAAAAATAGCAAGTAAATACTAA
- a CDS encoding autotransporter outer membrane beta-barrel domain-containing protein, whose translation MNIQGNLNVNNSFIGIYDANKKGGLISVDGDVNIKDSAIGISTNSVSNLGINNYVAIKTTGGFNEDIDKNIVTALYTKDITSMLETSNLLPKNVFFEDTDLAQFTDYKLSVSNDGKSLLISGGANENVKDLAKILKSEIDIRKEALDTFENIKKNIKYDEEYNKNSYQKPGYIGDDAMLEAIAQAEKELQEQIKKLEQQIQDIQDNGGKFDGGDLVENMKDISLENKNLAVNMLNSILDSKLSNDAIAALTLDTTGKNLNTLTANTKASAKAIVNNAQNSSVNSSIGVANDLAIGTRVAKLSNPYQDKALVEKFATTHIAALASDVYNYYGNSSFSNSFWGNVFGGANIIDGDSGALYGFTLGADRKINDNALLGFYFTYADSTIKDGVMEQKSDNYQFGIYSLINPNDQWEINLRAYGQISPTDQSVVMLNDSNKADFDSKFFGFSANAGRIFNPNSSLFIKPFAGINYYYAHTPSYKESGMFAKEVQSMTNNSISLELGAEFRKYMSETSYLFITPKIEQYVMNNGDDYVAGFVGSNSNFIIKGNDKKKTYGQIIIGGNVDINEQFSLNAGIGAKQILAGKTDNKNETYVSGQVGFKYKF comes from the coding sequence ATGAATATACAAGGAAATTTAAATGTAAATAATTCTTTTATCGGTATATATGATGCAAATAAAAAAGGTGGTTTAATCTCTGTAGATGGAGATGTAAATATAAAAGATTCAGCTATAGGCATAAGCACAAATAGTGTTTCAAATTTAGGTATAAACAACTATGTAGCTATAAAAACTACAGGCGGTTTTAATGAGGATATAGATAAAAACATAGTAACGGCACTATATACTAAAGATATAACGAGCATGCTTGAAACAAGCAATTTACTTCCAAAAAATGTATTTTTTGAAGATACTGATTTGGCTCAATTTACAGATTATAAACTTAGTGTTTCTAATGATGGTAAAAGTCTTTTAATTAGCGGTGGTGCTAATGAAAATGTAAAAGATTTAGCAAAAATATTAAAATCTGAAATTGATATTAGAAAAGAAGCCTTAGATACTTTTGAGAATATAAAAAAGAATATAAAATATGATGAAGAATATAACAAAAATTCCTACCAAAAACCAGGATATATTGGCGATGATGCTATGCTTGAGGCCATAGCTCAAGCTGAAAAAGAACTGCAAGAACAAATTAAAAAATTAGAACAACAAATCCAAGATATACAAGATAATGGTGGAAAATTTGATGGTGGTGATTTAGTTGAAAATATGAAAGATATTAGCTTAGAAAATAAAAATTTAGCTGTAAATATGCTAAATAGTATTTTAGATTCTAAACTTAGCAATGATGCTATCGCAGCACTCACTCTAGATACCACAGGAAAAAATCTAAACACACTTACAGCAAATACAAAAGCAAGTGCAAAAGCTATAGTAAATAATGCTCAAAATTCTTCTGTTAATTCATCTATAGGTGTGGCAAATGACCTAGCCATTGGAACAAGAGTGGCAAAACTTTCAAATCCTTATCAAGATAAAGCTTTAGTAGAAAAATTTGCTACAACCCATATAGCAGCACTAGCAAGTGATGTTTATAATTATTATGGAAATTCTTCATTTAGTAATAGCTTTTGGGGTAATGTTTTTGGTGGTGCAAACATCATAGATGGAGATAGTGGTGCTTTATATGGATTTACCTTAGGTGCTGATAGAAAAATCAATGATAATGCTTTGCTTGGTTTTTACTTTACTTATGCTGATTCAACCATCAAAGATGGAGTTATGGAACAAAAATCAGATAATTATCAATTTGGTATTTATTCTTTAATCAACCCAAACGATCAATGGGAAATTAATCTAAGAGCTTATGGACAAATTTCTCCAACAGATCAAAGTGTTGTAATGTTAAATGATTCTAATAAGGCTGATTTTGATAGTAAATTCTTTGGTTTCAGCGCTAATGCTGGTAGAATTTTTAATCCAAATTCATCATTATTTATCAAGCCTTTTGCTGGTATAAATTACTACTACGCACACACCCCAAGTTATAAAGAAAGCGGTATGTTTGCAAAAGAAGTTCAAAGCATGACAAATAATTCCATATCTTTAGAACTTGGTGCTGAATTTAGAAAATACATGAGCGAAACATCGTATTTGTTTATCACTCCAAAAATAGAACAATATGTTATGAATAATGGAGATGATTATGTAGCTGGATTTGTTGGTTCAAATTCAAATTTCATTATCAAAGGTAATGATAAGAAAAAAACTTATGGACAAATCATCATAGGTGGCAATGTAGATATTAATGAGCAATTTAGCCTAAATGCAGGTATTGGAGCTAAACAAATACTAGCTGGTAAAACAGATAATAAAAACGAAACTTATGTAAGTGGACAAGTAGGCTTTAAATATAAATTCTAA
- a CDS encoding O-6-alkylguanine-DNA/cysteine-protein-methyltransferase has protein sequence MYQTFYKSNFAYIILQSNAKELISVDFCSFKPKFQKQKCMILEQAKEELDLYFSNKLTKFEIPLLIQGSFFEKKVYQTLLDIPYGQTKTYQEIASYINHPKAYRAVGNANAKNKLAIFIPCHRVVAKNHLGGYTGGLDIKNFLLQLEGAI, from the coding sequence ATGTATCAAACTTTTTATAAAAGCAATTTTGCCTATATCATTTTACAAAGCAATGCCAAAGAGCTTATTAGCGTTGATTTTTGCTCTTTTAAACCTAAATTTCAAAAACAAAAATGTATGATTTTAGAACAAGCTAAAGAAGAATTAGATCTTTATTTTTCTAATAAATTGACTAAATTTGAAATACCTTTGTTAATACAAGGAAGTTTTTTTGAAAAAAAAGTTTATCAAACTTTACTAGACATTCCATATGGACAAACTAAAACTTATCAAGAAATTGCTTCATATATCAATCACCCAAAAGCTTATAGAGCAGTAGGAAATGCAAATGCTAAAAACAAACTTGCCATTTTCATACCTTGCCATAGAGTTGTAGCTAAAAACCATTTAGGTGGATATACCGGTGGTTTGGATATTAAAAATTTTTTACTTCAACTTGAAGGTGCAATTTAG
- the coaBC gene encoding bifunctional phosphopantothenoylcysteine decarboxylase/phosphopantothenate--cysteine ligase CoaBC — protein MKTILLAVSGSIAFYKAYELISLLKKEGFRVKVLLSLGALKFGTKLSFEALADEILCEENESWQNTNNHIAFSKTCDCVLFAPASINSINKLNYGIADNLFIQTLIAVDKNKPFLIAPAANTNMYLHFSTQNSLKNLKEQGFIIINPIVKTLACKDEGLGALAELDDIIYALKRSLMQDEFFKNKSFVISGGGTREKIDDVRCISNFSSGKMAKAIADALYFLGAKVVLVSSVEFKTPYKLEKFESSLELKEKLQKYKDFDALIMAAAVSDFTLEAYKGKIKKNEYLNGLDLKLNLNEDILKNLDFKGKKIGFKMEFDEQNALDNAKKSLIEKKLDLVCLNILNENINFGSDENSICFITKDSISQSSKQSKEKLGFILAQELRKLW, from the coding sequence ATGAAAACTATCTTACTAGCAGTAAGTGGAAGTATAGCTTTTTATAAAGCTTATGAGCTTATTTCTTTATTAAAAAAAGAAGGCTTTAGAGTTAAAGTTTTGCTTAGTTTGGGGGCTTTAAAATTTGGGACTAAGCTTAGCTTTGAAGCTTTAGCAGATGAAATTTTATGCGAAGAAAATGAAAGTTGGCAAAATACTAACAATCATATAGCTTTTAGCAAGACTTGCGATTGCGTGCTTTTTGCACCTGCTAGTATAAATTCTATCAATAAGCTAAACTATGGTATAGCGGATAATTTATTTATCCAAACTTTAATAGCAGTAGATAAAAATAAACCATTTTTAATAGCACCTGCTGCAAATACAAATATGTATTTGCACTTTAGCACTCAAAATTCATTAAAAAATTTAAAAGAACAAGGTTTTATCATCATTAATCCTATAGTTAAAACTCTAGCCTGTAAAGATGAAGGTTTAGGAGCTTTGGCTGAACTTGATGATATAATTTATGCTTTAAAAAGAAGCTTAATGCAAGATGAATTTTTTAAAAATAAAAGCTTTGTTATAAGTGGTGGTGGCACAAGAGAAAAAATTGATGATGTAAGATGTATAAGTAATTTTTCAAGTGGAAAAATGGCAAAAGCAATTGCAGATGCTTTGTATTTTTTAGGTGCTAAAGTAGTGCTAGTTAGCTCAGTAGAGTTTAAAACACCCTATAAATTAGAAAAATTTGAATCTTCTTTAGAATTAAAAGAAAAATTACAAAAATATAAAGATTTTGATGCTTTGATTATGGCTGCTGCTGTGAGTGATTTTACTCTTGAGGCTTATAAGGGTAAGATTAAGAAAAATGAGTATTTAAATGGACTTGATTTAAAACTTAATTTAAACGAAGATATCTTAAAAAATTTAGATTTTAAAGGTAAAAAAATAGGTTTTAAAATGGAATTTGATGAGCAAAATGCCTTAGATAATGCTAAAAAATCATTAATAGAAAAAAAATTAGACTTGGTTTGTTTAAATATTTTAAATGAAAATATAAATTTTGGAAGCGATGAAAATAGCATATGTTTTATCACTAAAGATAGTATCTCTCAAAGTTCTAAACAAAGTAAAGAAAAACTTGGTTTTATTTTAGCACAAGAGTTAAGGAAGCTTTGGTGA
- a CDS encoding prepilin peptidase — protein sequence MIFFIILGLCIGSFVNVVILRTIKNQSIVKPRSQCFKCGKTLKFYHLIPLISFIFLKGKCAFCNEKISFIYPFNELFCAFLFVYSFLSFENIFVALIFACMLAIFLILSWMDYYLKAVSEIWLWLLFILAIVFDFINGNWKIMYFEETFLFKACFGAGMIFLLKSLINFFKNFKKRDENLESLGEGDVIIIALIFGIFGYEKGFFILFVACFLSFLLFLKIAKKDYQMPMIPFLLCGILVNLSIESMI from the coding sequence ATGATATTTTTTATTATATTAGGACTTTGCATTGGTTCTTTTGTTAATGTGGTGATTTTAAGAACTATAAAAAACCAAAGCATTGTAAAACCAAGATCACAATGCTTTAAATGTGGCAAAACTTTAAAATTTTATCATCTTATTCCATTAATTTCTTTCATATTTTTAAAAGGAAAATGTGCTTTTTGTAATGAAAAAATTTCATTTATATACCCTTTTAATGAGTTATTTTGTGCATTTTTGTTTGTATATTCTTTTTTATCTTTTGAAAATATTTTTGTTGCGTTGATTTTTGCATGTATGTTAGCAATATTTTTAATACTTTCTTGGATGGATTATTATTTAAAAGCAGTCAGTGAAATTTGGCTTTGGTTGCTATTTATTTTAGCTATTGTTTTTGATTTTATAAATGGCAATTGGAAAATAATGTATTTTGAAGAAACTTTTTTATTTAAAGCATGTTTTGGCGCAGGAATGATTTTTTTGCTTAAAAGTTTGATAAATTTTTTTAAAAATTTTAAAAAAAGAGACGAAAATTTAGAAAGTTTAGGGGAAGGTGATGTTATAATAATAGCCTTGATTTTTGGAATTTTTGGCTATGAAAAAGGTTTTTTTATTTTATTTGTTGCTTGTTTTTTAAGTTTTTTATTATTTTTGAAAATAGCAAAAAAAGATTATCAAATGCCTATGATTCCTTTTTTATTATGTGGTATTTTAGTTAATTTAAGCATAGAAAGTATGATATGA
- the truA gene encoding tRNA pseudouridine(38-40) synthase TruA — protein MLLKLVFSYDGSKFQGSATQPHKLSVQDALAKALSHLGIYEKLLFASRTDKGVHAFNAVACVKAGNHFKDFMYLKNKINHFAHPFIHIKYIQEVQEGFQVRFDVTKRAYRYIISHEKYNPFLASYVHFYPKIDLKIAKKIASLFEGEHDFKFFQKEGSDNKTTIRFIYKSRVYRYKNYTIFYFEANGFLRSQIRMMMASILKILEKKMSEKELLEQINTKKAYCRLLAPASGLYLSKISYYKNKHF, from the coding sequence ATGCTTTTGAAATTAGTATTTTCTTATGATGGTTCTAAATTTCAGGGTTCAGCTACACAACCGCATAAATTAAGTGTTCAAGATGCTTTGGCAAAAGCTTTATCTCATTTAGGAATTTATGAAAAACTTTTATTTGCTTCAAGAACGGATAAAGGAGTTCATGCATTTAATGCAGTTGCTTGTGTAAAAGCAGGTAATCATTTTAAAGATTTTATGTATTTAAAAAACAAAATCAATCACTTTGCTCATCCATTTATCCACATTAAATATATACAAGAAGTTCAAGAAGGTTTTCAGGTGCGTTTTGATGTTACAAAAAGAGCATATCGTTATATTATAAGCCATGAAAAATATAATCCTTTTTTAGCTTCTTATGTGCATTTTTATCCAAAAATTGATTTGAAAATTGCTAAAAAAATAGCTAGTTTATTTGAAGGAGAGCATGATTTTAAATTTTTTCAAAAAGAAGGATCAGACAATAAAACTACTATAAGATTTATTTATAAAAGTAGAGTGTATAGGTATAAAAACTATACTATATTTTATTTTGAAGCAAATGGTTTTTTAAGATCGCAAATTAGAATGATGATGGCAAGTATTTTAAAAATTCTTGAAAAAAAAATGAGTGAAAAAGAACTTTTGGAGCAAATTAATACTAAAAAAGCTTATTGTAGATTATTAGCACCGGCTAGTGGTTTGTATTTGAGTAAAATTTCATACTATAAAAATAAACATTTTTAA
- a CDS encoding ankyrin repeat domain-containing protein, whose protein sequence is MKIIFFSLFLCLNVLALDFSCDYVKENKTTFFQEFKPQNMQDFAQVDLNCESSLKNNKITQKLYMLANEIRGSNSACMGGEYFSDLRKFDFKLLKIALNPQSYQKDLQDPIVLEKKFAKLKSYFRFWAYQSIGNFKLFKEFWKEYNNAINPLTIYFQTNFNLDKASAIYYASNALNEFLNWAVGETKIFKDISNFEKFVANPNNSLEQIQEYIYSKKISNLELNNGFKSALLNNRESQIILEFIKLGVKINEGYESSLFYALDSYDNVKVLLENGAMVDYKNSFGKTPLFYAVEYNNYAVAKLLIENNANVNQKYINDNEKLSIASIGSNAPYYITLCALEHTSKNIFMHAANFADVKMLKLLLEHKADIKEVDDLGFNALDFAILAKKEENIKYLKSLGLKENENLMFYGEIEP, encoded by the coding sequence TTGAAAATTATATTTTTTAGTTTATTTTTATGTTTAAATGTTTTAGCTTTAGATTTTAGTTGTGATTATGTAAAAGAAAATAAGACAACATTTTTTCAAGAATTTAAACCACAAAATATGCAAGATTTTGCACAAGTTGACTTAAATTGTGAAAGTTCTTTAAAAAATAATAAAATCACCCAAAAATTGTATATGCTTGCAAATGAAATTAGAGGTAGCAATAGTGCTTGTATGGGTGGAGAATATTTTAGTGATTTAAGAAAATTTGATTTTAAACTATTAAAAATAGCTCTTAACCCACAAAGTTATCAAAAGGATTTACAAGATCCTATAGTTCTTGAAAAAAAATTTGCTAAATTAAAATCATATTTTAGATTTTGGGCTTATCAAAGTATAGGTAATTTTAAACTTTTTAAAGAATTTTGGAAAGAATATAACAATGCCATTAACCCTCTAACAATATATTTTCAAACTAATTTTAATTTAGACAAAGCAAGTGCGATTTATTATGCTAGTAATGCTTTGAATGAATTTTTAAATTGGGCTGTAGGGGAAACTAAAATTTTTAAAGATATTTCTAATTTTGAAAAATTTGTAGCTAACCCAAATAATTCTTTAGAACAAATTCAAGAATATATTTATTCTAAAAAAATTAGCAATTTAGAATTAAATAATGGTTTTAAGTCTGCTTTGTTAAATAATAGAGAAAGTCAAATTATACTTGAGTTTATAAAACTTGGTGTAAAAATAAACGAAGGTTATGAATCTTCTTTATTTTATGCATTAGATAGCTATGATAATGTAAAAGTTTTATTAGAAAATGGTGCTATGGTAGATTATAAAAATTCCTTTGGTAAAACTCCATTATTTTATGCTGTTGAATATAACAATTATGCAGTTGCTAAGCTTTTGATAGAAAATAATGCCAATGTTAATCAAAAATACATCAACGATAATGAAAAATTATCTATAGCAAGTATAGGTTCTAATGCACCTTATTATATTACTTTATGTGCATTAGAACATACTTCTAAAAACATTTTTATGCATGCTGCTAATTTTGCAGATGTGAAAATGTTAAAACTATTGTTGGAGCATAAAGCTGATATTAAAGAAGTTGATGATTTAGGCTTTAATGCACTTGATTTTGCTATTTTGGCTAAAAAGGAAGAAAATATTAAATATCTTAAAAGTTTAGGATTAAAAGAGAATGAAAATTTGATGTTTTATGGAGAGATCGAACCATGA